The Pieris rapae chromosome 16, ilPieRapa1.1, whole genome shotgun sequence genome includes a region encoding these proteins:
- the LOC111001768 gene encoding uncharacterized protein LOC111001768, which translates to MFTIPRGKRSQAPEALGSRRRSRQKSRAHVAAPPTPAHASRSLRRPPIEKSFFTPLNLINPRARAAGLPRPELIFPNRTTHPRSLHPSTILLHKFDEAREISASHRAFTVVQKDEHLIEITFTPSTECISKAKRSKQFDNRFVFDLRLIRVDGSRCCYNELHSEIGRYYISGQFEYSKISHTPEVVDFGDTVINIRSTKKIRIWNESNLMTSNMRYVRVTGFEVTPYKFSLPPNSSKKVTISIKPTCLKLGNKITFEIRNPHDNCSDKVDENDDPDTNFLTYTIKFNMNVRYPNKRTKNTKIESMHKLNFLNPQYTYVGNELKTHMARKEVAFKFLEVSKSSYAKKPVFEKYCSGKDQCYSLPVVRPADRGANFCKKIPEKISTYDLFNIIFTPYCLNFGRVGLLTYGEHELVLQNNTKHEFIIEFLKDKCVLYEEDKKKTLKMKMRPYDEKKITISCLASLEGISSGTFEYIIDKKYYRKHPYSLEVGNPALMLYEKSLKFGMVSAESFITSVPIKIFNHFNLPVNFKWDELHSDIPFEIKPTTGTIPKHSCKICDVIYVCKATKTKTHEVELISEGRVPKNIPIELSVITRKLTIKFLQLAIIFKDISLNLETTEKVKLENSSREIALFHVVEPLIPGFKIEPMCGIIRPKMIITFEISVKIPCILEFAFDILLKINNKENVILPVSGNVMEPKILIHPKNIIMSRVPCNMITYVPITFQNFSSLKTVVSILDTGDENIFNVYQAVGNERQQIFEFTIEGGQSKTVFIKVFDIFRREYEMFIPFKVNGLLGPPCEDESSTEIQYYVGEYEKFYENNSKVKLKPMNKDIAYCRLTGVITVPWIDFSVDKFELSCGINKIDSLQFTMTNVSKYNLYITILTSKLAPMFTLDLISEENQSIVNETHIKFELDRGMIAKFTVMFQPKSHGRFVSTALLYLDKQMTIPYYNLTFIGKKQNPAMIPSSHRLIFPPCYPGQEITQTITLRIETKSSLEDFSCSSKEESHLKVSLLESEVILEDDLVFTTVRVNLSVSCKISYARNMTIHFNHVTGSCCDIEVTFCFTYCPLTLHTNWLVTPSENPYPLYPEKNQHKLYEYMESCTSFLEKWMFQQGFRRDLYPIIPDTFHAISTALSSQGGTKSKGINVSYLNFVKRIAGPLMKHVRKVTVTGVDETYKTVKEIHDTYREVIGLLRSRGANLWVLQAKFLLSHEQFLIYYDNVTPKGNADILLNEELKSDINLFNRINKQSWIDFILQSYKVFVMDSCFFDCVCVSGQPRDVVKVLIDWYNENILYQHGILRDKQKPVKTITNITTDLSDGIAIISSILTFCPFTENHFSFYCEINNNETEGCITNNACLIIEALNLLRLYFPLSSNDFLQPNFLLMLFLSIHLYVTLPMFKPKNTVHFYPPLLRSSTRHLAISPTSQESLIFNHVILQNTKNNFMVEKITSPDNGKKMFLSVKYNANFVEKETAILLVHGYNKTRIFDTYLVFVLHGYIGSLNPVRKCKVTGPLYRPNRVDVLVSSPFSVTGTFNVFLTDIEPTIPVEFPDDVKPRFYLRRLNLIDKEVSLTAMPKESGQDVQEHKVFLQIICLSTQMGNSWIWFRSDIGEFFIKVTTQARWDLAIDTLQAKVKTWPMDPCSCGESCECYRTTVLTIPHRNELMLKSLRYALLEHTSDTMMQVFDQLIETGTGKIILSMLLSEGGTNLSEVQHILRSESVYRISSRALLPRIDRVTLQQHTNAILVLPITIPAQDKSEKYTVTLTSECGMDIRTYRILFVENSNEFV; encoded by the exons ATGTTCACCATTCCGCGTGGAAAGCGTTCACAAGCACCTGAAGCACTTGGAAGCAGGCGTCGATCGCGACAGAAAAGCCGGGCCCACGTGGCGGCGCCGCCCACGCCCGCCCATGCGTCCCGCTCGCTACGCCGCCCTCCCATTGAGAAGTCATTTTTCACCCCCCTGAATCTGATAAACCCTCGGGCGAGGGCTGCGGGGCTCCCCCGCCCCGAACTAATTTTCCCGAATCGCACGACACACCCCCGAAGCTTACATCCATCTACAATATTACTACAC aaatTTGATGAAGCTCGGGAAATATCAGCATCCCATAGAGCTTTTACGGTCGTTCAAAAAGATGaacatttaatagaaattacatttacacCGTCAACTGAATGTATATCGAAAGCCAAAAGAAGCAAACAATTCGATAACcgttttgtatttgatttacGTTTAATAAGAGTAGATGGAAGCCGTTGTTGCTATAATGAACTACATTCAGAAATAGGGAGGTATTATATTAGTGGTCAATTcgaatattcaaaaataagtCATACTCCAGAAGTTGTCGACTTTGGTGATACTGTAATTAATATTCGATcgactaaaaaaataagaatctGGAATGAATCTAATCTAATGACTTCTAACATGAGATATGTTAGAGTAACTGGTTTTGAAGTAACTCCATATAAATTCAGCTTGCCACCCAATTCTTCAAAAAAAGTgactatttcaataaaacctACGTGTTTGAAAttaggaaataaaattacatttgaaataaGAAATCCACACGATAATTGTTCAGACAAAGTTGATGAAAATGATGATCCCGATACAAATTTCTTGACGTAtacaatcaaatttaatatgaatgttaGGTACCCAAACAAGAGaacaaaaaacacaaaaattgaATCGATGCACAAGTTGAATTTTCTAAATCCACAGTATACATATGTaggaaatgaattaaaaactcaCATGGCTCGGAAAGAAGTggcctttaaatttttagaagTCTCCAAATCTTCCTACGCTAAGAAACcagtatttgaaaaatattgttcgGGTAAGGATCAATGTTATTCATTACCAGTAGTAAGACCAGCTGATAGAGGTGCAAACTTCTGTAAGAAGATTCCGGAGAAGATATCAACGTAtgacttatttaatataatttttacccCATACTGCTTAAACTTTGGCCGCGTTGGCTTATTGACATATGGAGAACACGAacttgttttacaaaataatactaaacatGAATTCATCATAGAATTCCTAAAAGATAAATGTGTACTATATGAAGAGGATAAAAAGAAAACcctaaaaatgaaaatgcgGCCTTATGATGAAAAGAAGATTACTATATCTTGTTTGGCCTCGTTAGAAGGCATTTCATCAGGCACGTTTGAGtacataattgataaaaaatattatagaaaacatCCTTACAGTCTTGAAGTCGGAAATCCAGCCCTAATGTTGTATGAGAAATCTCTTAAATTTGGCATGGTAAGTgctgaaagttttattacgtCTGTAccgataaaaatattcaaccattttaatttaccagttaattttaaatgggATGAACTACATTCGGATATaccttttgaaataaaacctaCCACAGGCACAATACCAAAACATTCTTGTAAGATTTGCGATGTGATTTACGTATGCAAAgctacaaaaacaaaaacacacgAAGTTGAGCTTATATCAGAGGGAAGAGTTCCAAAAAATATTCCTATAGAGTTAAGTGTAATTACTCGAAAACTGactataaaatttttacagCTTGCTATTATCTTTAAAGATATTTCATTAAACTTAGAAACCacagaaaaagtaaaattagaaaattctTCAAGAGAAATAGCTTTATTTCATGTCGTTGAACCATTAATTCCaggttttaaaatagaacCTATGTGTGGAATTATTCGACcaaaaatgattattactTTCGAAATAAGCGTTAAAATTCCATGCATTTTGGAGTTCGCATTTGATATccttctaaaaataaataataaagaaaatgttattcTTCCGGTAAGTGGAAATGTCATGGaaccaaaaattttaattcatccgaaaaatattatcatgtCGAGAGTTCCGTGTAATATGATCACGTATGTTCCTATAACATTTCAAAACTTCAGTAGTTTAAAAACTGTGGTTTCAATACTGGACACGGGCGATGAGAACATATTCAATGTGTATCAGGCCGTCGGCAATGAGAGGCAGCAGATATTTGAGTTTACTATAGAAGGTGGACAGTcaaaaacagtatttattaaagtttttgatatattcaGAAGAGAATATGAAATGTTTATACCTTTTAAAGTAAATGGACTATTAGGGCCTCCTTGTGAAGACGAGTCATCGActgaaatacaatattacgTGGGTGAATACGAGAA GTTTTAcgaaaataattctaaagtAAAACTGAAGcctatgaataaagatattgcCTACTGTCGCTTAACCGGAGTCATCACAGTTCCATGGATAGATTTCTCAGTTGATAAGTTTGAACTAAGTTGcggtattaataaaatcgacAGCTTACAGTTTACAATGACAAACGTATCGAAGtacaatttatacattactatattaACATCAAAATTGGCTCCGATGTTTACTCTGGATTTAATTTCTGAAGAAAATCAATCTATCGTTAACGaaacacatataaaatttgaactTGATCGAGGCATGATTGCTAAATTCACTGTAATGTTTCAACCAAAAAGCCATGGTCGATTCGTGTCTACAGCATTACTATACTTAGACAAGCAAATGACTATACCCTACtataatttgacatttattgGGAAGAAACAAAACCCTGCTATGATTCCAAGTAGCCACCGACTTATTTTTCCACCATGTTATCCAGGCCAAGAAATCACACAAACTATAACACTTCGAATAGAAACAAAATCTAGCTTAGAGGATTTTTCTTGTAGCTCAAAGGAAGAATCTCATTTAAAAGTGTCGCTTTTGGAATCAGAAGTAATTTTAGAAGAcgatttagtttttactacAGTGAGAGTCAATCTGTCAGTGTCTTGCAAAATATCTTATGCTCGAAACATGactatacattttaatcatGTAACTGGTTCTTGTTGTGATATAGAAGTAACCTTTTGCTTCACTTACTGCCCGCTTACCTTACATACCAACTGGTTGGTAACACCAAGTGAAAATCCTTATCCACTTTATCCCGAGAAAAATCAACACAAACTTTATGAATACATGGAATCGTGTACAAGTTTTCTTGAAAAATGGATGTTCCAGCAAGGTTTTCGACGAGATCTTTATCCTATTATTCCTGATACATTCCATGCGATCTCCACAGCTCTATCATCTCAAGGAGGTACAAAAAGTAAAGGAATAAAcgtatcatatttaaattttgtcaaGAGAATTGCAGGACCGTTAATGAAACACGTTCGAAAAGTAAC AGTAACGGGTGTAGATGAAACATACAAAACTGTAAAAGAAATTCATGATACATATAGAGAAGTGATAGGATTACTGAGATCACGTGGTGCTAATCTATGGGTTTTGCAAGCCAAATTTCTTTTAAGTCACGAGcagtttttgatttattatgataatgttACACCAAAAGGCAATGCGGACATATTACTAAATGAAGAGTTGAAATCAGatattaatctttttaatcggataaataaacaaagttggattgattttattttacaaagttaTAAGGTGTTTGTTATGGATAGTTGCTTTTTCGATTGCGTTTGCGTTAGTGGGCAACCTAGAGATGTCGTTAAAGTTCTTATTGACTGGTATAATGAAAACATCTTATATCAGCATGGGATCCTTCGAGACAAACAGAAACCTGTAAAGACcattacaaacataacaaCTGATTTATCTGATGGTATCGCCATAATATCAtcaattttgacattttgCCCTTTTACAGAgaatcatttttcattttattgtgagataaataataatgaaacagaaGGCTGTATAACAAACAATGCTTGCCTAATTATCGAGGCTCTTAATTTATTGCGATTATATTTTCCATTAAGTAGTAACGATTTCTTGCAACCAAATTTTCTCCTCAtgctttttttatcaattcatTTATATGTTACTCTACCGATGTTTAAGCCAAAAAATACTGTTCATTTTTACCCACCACTATTAAGAAGTTCTACGCGACATTTGGCCATAAGTCCTACCAGCCAAGAATCCCTGATTTTTAACCACGTCATTCTCCAAAAcaccaaaaataattttatggtgGAAAAAATAACATCACCTGACAATGGAAAGAAGATGTTTTTAAGCGTCAAATATAACGCTAACTTTGTAGAAAAAGAAACAGCCATCTTGCTTGTACATGGATATAATAAAACGAGAATATTTGATACCTATTTAGTATTTGTACTTCATGGTTACATTGGTTCACTGAATCCTGTAAGAAAGTGTAAAGTAACGGGACCGTTATATCGTCCAAATCGcgtcgatgttttagtttcatCGCCTTTTTCTGTAACTGGTACTTTTAACGTATTTTTAACTGATATTGAACCAACAATTCCTGTAGAATTTCCAGATGATGTTAAGCCAAGATTTTACTTAAGGCGCCTTaatctaatagacaaagaGGTATCTTTAACTGCAATGCCAAAGGAATCTGGCCAAGATGTGCAAGAGCACAAGGTTTTTcttcaaattatttgtctcAGTACACAAATGGGAAACTCATGGATTTGGTTTCGAAGTGACATTggtgaattttttattaaagttaccACTCAAGCAAGATGGGATCTAGCAATAGATACTTTACAGGCAAAAGTAAAAACCTGGCCGATGGATCCTTGTAGTTGTGGCGAGTCGTGCGAATGCTACAGAACAACGGTCTTAACAATCCCTCATCGTAATGAACTAATGCTAAAATCTTTAAGATATGCTCTTCTTGAGCATACGTCAGATACAATGATGCAAGTATTTGACCAACTTAttg AAACAGGAACTGGCAAGATAATATTGAGTATGTTGTTGAGCGAAGGCGGGACTAATTTATCGGAAGTGCAACACATATTACGCAGTGAAAGTGTTTATCGTATATCATCTCGTGCTCTGTTGCCACGTATTGATCGTGTGACATTACAACAGCATACAAACGCAATCCTAGTCTTACCTATTACCATACCAGCTCAGGACAAATCAGAGAAGTACACAGTCACTTTAACCTCCGAATGTGGAATGGACATACGTACCTATAGAATTTTGTTTGTCGAAAACTCGAACGAATTCGTTTGA